In the genome of Schistocerca piceifrons isolate TAMUIC-IGC-003096 chromosome X, iqSchPice1.1, whole genome shotgun sequence, the window AGgcacacctgctttctatgggctTTGTAGTAAGCATACCGTAATGTAACAACACGAACTACCACAATGTTTACCATATTCTTGGCACATCTGTGGCTTGTACAGTAACTTAATTCAAAGTAAAATGCTAAAGTCTACAACAGTACAAGTAAAATATGAACTAGTTCATGTGGTCCATAGAGTACAGTTTCTTTTAAAAAGCACTACGAGCGAAAATAAAGGAACACATCTCAGCCTATCAGGTAAACAGTAGGCCTAATTCAGTCTGTTCACAGAACAGAATAACCTTATATTCCGTGACCTGTTATGTCATTTGAAACAGCCTCGAACGTTTCTATGTATCAAATATATTGTCTCGCGTTTGGGATTATTTCATCAAACACTTTTCACCCATAATTCCAACGGCCAAACACCAGTTACACTCAGACATTTACCAGAACATTAGCGGTTGAGTACATCGACTGGTTTCTGTTCAATccacaaaaactgaaatattttattagTTACTTTTGAATTTAAGCAGTACTTCAGGAAATAAACACATAAAGAGAGAAGAAACAAGTaaactgtcaaggtaatccccttATTTTATTGACGGTAACATTCCCGAATTAGGTACGATTTCGTACATCTATCGCATTCCAAAATAGCACATCTACAGTATATCTAAGGATCACACTATACTATTATACTACACTATAAGTACTGTACTCGAATAATATCTCATGGATTCCCACAGGTACGTCAGATATGGACCCCAACTATTACAATCAGTACGTTTGTAAAATAGATGGTACTGTAAGAAGAGAGAAAACCGAAACTTCCCACGCAAAACTTGTGTTACAATGAAGTCAGCTACTACCGCTGCAGAATTTGCCTACAACATTGTGAATGCAACAGTGATGTTGATGTGCATGCCAAATACTGGGAGTAGCATTGACGCTAAGTGAACTGGTGAACTTACGTGAGTGATATTACGGAGACAACCACTACAAAATGTTCTCTAAGGCTAGTCTGTAAGTAACAGGGCAGCTTACGAGAATGGCGACGGAAGAAGAATTGTTTCACCTGAATAAGTGTATGTTGTGAGGCGGCGGATGTGGCGGAGGTGGTGATCTGAAATCCAGGGGGTAGAGGTGATCGGGGTGCGTGACGAAGCCGTGGTAGACGGCCAGCATGCGCGCCGAGTAACAGCAGCAGCCCCCGTGCGCGTGGGTGGCGGGTGCGGGGGCGGCCACGTACGGCGGCACGGGAGGGTAGAGCGCCGGCACCGAGCACACCAGGGCGCGCTCCGCGGGCTCCGGCTTCGACTCCCGGCGTTCCACCTTGAGGCAGAGCGCCGTCTCCTGCACGTCGGCGCTCGGCACGCGCGGGAAGGCGCAGTTGTCCCCGATGACGCACACGTCGGCTCGGACCTCGTGCGCCGGCCTCAGGGGCTCCGGCTCCTCCAGACGGGCCTTCTTCGCGCAGGCCAGACTGTCGCAGGGATCGCAGTCCAGCTTCCTCTTCCTGAGGTCCCAGCAGTGCTGACTCGCGGCTGTCGACTCCGGCTCGTCGTTGTCGAGCCAGCGGCCGAGGCGCTGTCGGTACATGCCGCCACGGAAGGCGGCCTCGCCGCGTAGTTCCACCTCCTGGCCCAGCCACTTTTGCACTTGCCTGCGGTTGATGCCGAACTTGCGCGCCGTCGCGCGCTGGTTGCCGTGGCACGCGCGGTCTGCGTGGAAGGCGTCCAGCACCTCGAGCTTGAACTGCAGCGAGAAGGAGCGCCGCTTGCTGAGCGCCGCGCTCGTGAAGTCGAGCGCCTGGTCCGGCTCCTGCACCGACATAATATCGAtgtcgtcgtcgccgtcgtcgctgtcggcgtcgtcgtcgtcgtcctcgtcgtcGCCGTCCACGTCCACGTCGATCTCGGGCTCGCCGTCCGAGCGCTCTGGCGGCGGGCGGGCCAACTGAGCGTCGTCGTCGCGCTGTCTCGCAGGGCTCAGGTTCAAGGCCGCGTCCGGCGCGGGGCCCAGCGACGTGCGCAGGGACGCCTCGGCCTGCAGCCACTTCTGAATCTGGCGCCGGTGGATCCCGTACTTCCTGGCCGTCGCCCTCTGGTTGCCCCTGCAGTCCGCGTCCTGCCTGTACGAGTCCAACACCTGCAGCTTGAACTGCGGCGCGAAAATTCTCCGCGAGCCCGCGACCCGACCGTCGCGCGGGGGTGTCTTCCCGGCCGCTTTCTTCTCGTGCAAGTCCTTCACCTTCGGCTGCTCCGCCGATTCCCGGCCGAGCCCTTGGGCCATGCTGTCGGAGCAGTGCTTCGCCGCGCGATCATACAGAACAGCCGGCCGCCGCGATTTCGACACTCGACTAAGGCGCAGCTCCCCTCCTCATTCTTGGCAGAGATAGTCCCCCTCCTCTCTGCGAGCGGGAAACTCGAGATAATCCGGCGCCATGTTGCGCTAGCGGGAAACTCCGGAGAAATGTCGCCGCCCACTGACCGCGCACGTGCCCGCTCGCGGAAGAAAACTGGGAAACTCCGCACTCGCTTGTctggcgtgcacacacacacacacacacacggacgctAACTGGTTCCCCGTACGCTGCGCTCCGATCCTTCCGCCTCGGCTACCTAGGCTACACTGAAGGATTTTTCACGGCAATCCGAACTATGAGTGACGTGTTTCAGAGGGCGgcagcggggtgggggggggggggaggcgcgcgGTGGAGGGGGAGAAACGAGTTTTAGACGCCGCGTTGTCGCTTTAACCGAAAGAATGCGCGGCCGGAAAAGGCGCGTCGGGCGCGGATGTGAGGACGCGGCGGGCCGGGCAGAGGCGCGGTGTGAAATGCGCGCCGGAGCAGGCAGCGGCGAGTAATGGCCGGCGAGCGGGCGAGCGGCGACACAGAGTCTGGCGCGGCGCGCGCCGGCGTGGCAACAGCGCCCGCGACCGCGGCCGCCGCCGGCCCAGACAGGGTGACGCCAGGCTTTCAACAGGCGGCACGCAGCCTACCTCGCCCACTCCGCCGCTCCGGCCGGCCGGCCGCGCCGCGCACCGCCGCTCCGCCGCCACCGAAATAATTCGGGTCGCTGACCCGTATTCACGTGTACGTGACACACTCCGCTCTGCCAATGCCCGAGATCGCTCCCGACTTCCGCACTCTGGCGCCGGCGCTTCTGGCCGGTCTCAGTCTCGAGCATGCGACTCGCCGCAACTCGACAAATTGCCCTCACAGCCGGTACCCCAACTCTCCGTAACACCTCAGTAAACCACACCGTCGCATTGTTAACCGTTCTCTAGTGTGGTGGCTTAACGTTCCTAATTTGCAGAGGCCGGTCCCTCGGGCGAACACAATAAACAAATCAATAAATCTGAACAAGTTTGCTAAGATCGCtagcacattttttatttttatttttagttactaTGAGCGGTTTCGACAGATCTTCGCTGTCATCGTCagatcttgtaacattattagttGTACATGCTTATTACAATACTGAAAGTCACATAGGccactattacactatcaaatttctttgtccaatatctttgtcaaatatctttatcaaaagaatttgatggtgtaatagggaactatcgtcaaatatttgatcaaatctagggcctcgctgtagatttgatcaaacaagtcgcttgtcttctgttcactgcaatgtgacatgttaccacgtggagcgctagcatcgctgtagcgttctgtcatctgtagtgattTTATAAAcgttgccggtaaatacaattggtgtgtaccgacaactacaaaattaagagagatgtatgaagctgatgaggcgccttacaacgtgaggcaccctgaatacaagaATAGATAAAAAAGATTGGAggcctgacctgacctaacctaactctctcctgtagcaaggtacccaagggttacagtgagcctgtcttctgcagatatagcagttcttaagtgaatattgtgctttgtgatttgaggatacacttcactgagcacatacagaaatgtatgctcatccattcttaagtaattgatataCGACCTGACGtcatccactgtaagctcacgtgacaagttttgttgaatgtatttatcgtgtcgtcgtaaaacccacggcttcacctaggtacgtttccttcttttttctccgcttctcttccacatgtgcacacagtggaACTGTGGtatatgcaactgctgcggttaataacaagttgttgttgtcagccatcttgaacttgactttttagcgccacgtcaaagatctttgtcaaatatatttgacgaatatttgatcacatctttgatcaaatctttgataaagaaatttgatagtgtaataccggctgtAGTGGTGTAGTGTCAAGTTGCTGTTGTGGTGTCAAACGAGCAGTGTATGATGGGACATCAGCACAACGTGCTGAATGTTTTAATTATGTGTTTTTTATTTGTGACATGCTAATGTTCCCTGCCACGTTTTATTGACGCAACATCACTACGTGACTTTGAATATTGTAACAACCATGTACAACTAGTAATGTTATAAAATCCCATGACAACAGCGTTGATCTGTCGAAACCTGTCATTCTAATAAAAAGAATTGCTAGCGATCTTGGCAACCTCGagtcttcaagaataatataactttCAGATCGCCACCAACGATGCAGTGTCAAACTTATATAAATTCATTAGTATTTCAAATACAAACAAGAATAGAACTGTCCTTCACTCATTTCCCTTTATCTTAGGGACCGTTTATAAGTAAATGTGGCAGTAAACATTAAGCAAATAGTTTTGAACTCTCTGATCAATTAGACATATACTAGATTAGAACCAATAAACTAAGAACATTCGAGCAATACTTTTGAACATGTGCACACAATATACATCAGAATatgtaataaatttaagaaattttgaagaaaacaaaaaaatactcatACAGAAACCAATCATTTCACACACTGCACTTTCAGTCCTTGCACAAAACTACATTAAGTTCAagacttacgttttttttttttttgcactttctgTAGTGGTATTTCGTATTCCTGTTTTGTTTTGATGTACATATATGGCATTCACAGTCCCTCCGAGTCTGTTATTAATGTGTCCTTTAAAAATGGAGGCTTAAATCAAACATACGTGAGCAATCCATAACAAGTCCATTAGCCTTACGACTATATAAGAGCACAAAGAGGCTCATCAAACTGCATAGATACTAAGTTAAACATGCCTTTTAACTAACAATCAAGGATGTTTTAGCACTACAGACTTAGTGTGGTGAGTCTTCGGCACCGAACAATGCCGATTCCACATACAAAAGCCGCTACCAAACAAACGAAATCGTAGCGCTTAGAGCAACGTGAACGAGGAAGGTAAACGGCAGGTTAGCTCGCACACTCTATTGGTAGAAAAAATAATCAACAATGTTGAAGGATTCGGTCTGTGAGGCCGCGCCACAATAATGGAGGGTTAAGCCAGAATATTAATTCATTTTTACCTCGTAACTGAAGATAAgatgagatatgatactgtgagaagaatttcacACAGCACGGAAAGAAGTAAGTCGAAGTGAGACATCTGGAGtatacgacattccctcagaattaccgaGATCCTTAGGTgagccagccaagacaaaactGTTCGACGTCGTGTGCGAGATatgtgagacaagtgaaatactctcagacttcaagaagaatgtaataattccaattccgaaagaggcaggtgctggcagatgtgaatattacagaactatcagtttaataagtccaaATTGCAAAATATTGATACGCACTATTTAGAGagcaatggaaaaattggtagagacCGAGCCCGGGGAGGACAGTTTGAGTTCCGGGGAAACGTAGTCACGCGAGGCggtactgacactttaactttaaTCTTGGGAAATAGTTTCAGATACATTTAATTCGAGTAGATTACATCATCCTAGTTTCATTTTCGTATGTCTTACTACTTCTAATAACCTTGTTCATCTAAtaactcttttcaagacactatccattcccgtttgtctcctcttccatgtcctttacCGTCACTGACAGAACTGCAGTTTCATAAACAAACcgaacttttaatttttttccctaaattttaattcccattccaaatttctccttggtttccttttctACTTAGCCAATGGACAGAATGAACACCTCAGCTCTTCGAACAGCAATCTGGTTTCTGTGGAAATTGTAactaatctttcgctccctgtattttatgcctgctacctttagaatttcaaagaatgtattccagtcaacactgccaaaaaGTTTCTCTAAATGTACAAATTCTGTAAACGTCTCTCTTCAGTCTGCCTTCCGGGGTAGGTCGCAGGATCAGTATAGCTTCCTATGTTCCTATAACTCATCTACCCCGAGGTCTGCTTGTgcaagtttttctattcttctgtaaagttcTGTCAGTAATCTGCTATTACGACTTATTAAACATATAGTTCTGTCAGGGCCTACCTTTTTCggaacattcttcttgaagtctaagggtatttctcctgtcacaTATTCTGTATTTTCCTCACAAGGTGTAATAGCTTTGTCGTGGCATGTTCTCCTTAAAATCTCGATAATTCTAAAAGAATGTTTCTTTTCAATTTAGGTCATCCAGTGCTGCGTCAAATTCTTgtcgcggtatcgtatctcccatctcatcgtcagttacttcctcttccctttctataatattgtcattaagttcatttcccttgcgtagtccttctatatattccttccacctctcaactttcccttcttttcttattagtggcttgccatctgagctctcgaatgtgaattgt includes:
- the LOC124722096 gene encoding uncharacterized protein LOC124722096; this translates as MAQGLGRESAEQPKVKDLHEKKAAGKTPPRDGRVAGSRRIFAPQFKLQVLDSYRQDADCRGNQRATARKYGIHRRQIQKWLQAEASLRTSLGPAPDAALNLSPARQRDDDAQLARPPPERSDGEPEIDVDVDGDDEDDDDDADSDDGDDDIDIMSVQEPDQALDFTSAALSKRRSFSLQFKLEVLDAFHADRACHGNQRATARKFGINRRQVQKWLGQEVELRGEAAFRGGMYRQRLGRWLDNDEPESTAASQHCWDLRKRKLDCDPCDSLACAKKARLEEPEPLRPAHEVRADVCVIGDNCAFPRVPSADVQETALCLKVERRESKPEPAERALVCSVPALYPPVPPYVAAPAPATHAHGGCCCYSARMLAVYHGFVTHPDHLYPLDFRSPPPPHPPPHNIHLFR